A genomic segment from Geitlerinema sp. PCC 7407 encodes:
- a CDS encoding EAL domain-containing protein, protein MLLTSLIMTGLVLGVRQVGGLQALELAAFDWIVRLQPNANPDPRLLIVAISETDIQAQQSWPISDRSMLRLLQKLEAMEPAVVGLDIYRDVPQPPGTQELLSYLRQSDVVTITNIGTPEGGGVPAPRGVSETLVGFNDVVLDPDGVIRRNLLFASDQGKVLHSFSLRLALRYLALQGIEPASSARDRSVMRLRNRVFEPLSPTAGGYQDLDARGYQILMHYRSSTSIARQVTLTQVLQGEVDPDWVKGKVVLIGATARSTKDLFATPYRSASRPEHLTAGILIQAQMVSQILGAVLDDQRLIWFWGDGGEVLWILGWSLIGGVLAWRVYHPALLGVGEAIALSGLFGLCFLAYTQAGWIPLVPAAIALVVTSATVVTQRAVYSAFHDDLTGLPNRAMFSKLLQRAIARTHHQPDYLFIVLFLGLDRFKTINESLGHTVGDRLLVSIAQRLRACLRPGDRLARVGGDEFAILLEAVDDLSTAMQVTHQVQQELTQSFIVDEHEIFTTVSVGIAFNQSGYEHRPEELLRDAHTAMYRAKSLGKARHEIFAKGMRQQAVTRLQLETDLRRALERNEFHLRYQPFVCLKSGKIAGFEALLRWQHPHRGLVSPGEFIPVAEETGLIIPIGQWTLDQACNQICQWQSLFPQSPPLSVSVNLSGRQLSQPELVDHIQTVLTQTCLEPSSLKLEITESVVMDDVESTITLLQRLRGLHLQLSIDDFGTGYSSLSYLHRFPTNTLKIDRSFVSHMTDASENAEIARTIILLGHNLGMDIIAEGIETADQLAHLRALGCEYGQGYFFAPALVVEEAEDLLRRMPTW, encoded by the coding sequence ATGCTGCTGACTAGCTTGATCATGACGGGGCTAGTTTTGGGTGTCAGGCAGGTAGGCGGCTTGCAGGCGCTTGAGCTGGCGGCGTTTGACTGGATAGTGCGGCTACAGCCGAATGCAAATCCAGACCCGCGGCTGCTAATTGTGGCGATCTCTGAGACGGATATCCAGGCGCAACAGAGCTGGCCGATTTCGGATCGGTCAATGCTGCGGCTTCTGCAAAAGCTGGAGGCGATGGAGCCGGCGGTGGTCGGGCTGGATATTTATCGAGATGTGCCTCAGCCGCCGGGGACGCAGGAGCTGCTGAGCTATCTCCGGCAGTCTGATGTGGTCACAATTACCAATATTGGGACGCCGGAAGGTGGAGGAGTACCGGCTCCTCGGGGCGTTTCTGAGACGCTGGTGGGCTTCAATGATGTGGTGCTCGACCCGGATGGGGTGATTCGCCGAAACCTGCTGTTTGCGTCGGATCAGGGGAAGGTGCTGCACAGTTTTTCGCTGCGGCTGGCGCTGAGATATTTGGCGCTTCAGGGGATTGAGCCGGCCAGCAGTGCCCGCGATCGCTCGGTGATGCGGCTCAGGAATCGGGTGTTTGAGCCGCTGTCGCCGACGGCGGGGGGCTACCAAGATTTGGATGCGCGGGGCTACCAAATTTTGATGCATTACCGGTCGTCGACGAGTATCGCGCGGCAGGTGACGCTGACCCAGGTGCTCCAGGGCGAGGTGGATCCGGACTGGGTGAAGGGGAAGGTGGTGCTGATTGGGGCGACGGCTCGCAGCACGAAGGATTTGTTTGCGACGCCCTACCGGTCTGCTTCGCGGCCGGAGCATTTGACGGCGGGGATTTTGATTCAGGCTCAAATGGTGAGCCAGATCTTGGGGGCGGTGCTGGATGATCAGCGGCTGATTTGGTTTTGGGGTGATGGGGGGGAGGTGCTGTGGATTTTGGGCTGGTCGCTGATCGGGGGGGTTTTGGCCTGGCGGGTCTATCATCCGGCGCTGCTGGGGGTGGGGGAGGCGATCGCCCTGAGCGGGCTATTTGGGCTGTGTTTTTTGGCCTATACCCAGGCGGGCTGGATCCCGCTGGTGCCGGCGGCGATCGCGCTGGTGGTCACCAGTGCAACGGTGGTCACCCAGCGGGCAGTCTACAGCGCCTTTCACGATGACCTGACGGGGCTGCCCAACCGGGCCATGTTTAGCAAGCTTCTGCAGCGGGCGATCGCCCGCACCCACCACCAGCCCGACTATTTGTTTATCGTGCTGTTCTTGGGGCTAGACCGCTTCAAGACGATCAACGAAAGCCTGGGCCACACGGTGGGCGATCGACTGCTGGTGTCAATCGCCCAGCGGTTGCGGGCCTGTCTGCGACCGGGAGATCGCCTCGCCCGCGTCGGCGGCGACGAATTCGCCATCTTGCTCGAAGCCGTCGATGACCTCAGCACCGCCATGCAGGTCACCCACCAGGTGCAGCAAGAGCTGACCCAGTCCTTTATCGTGGACGAGCACGAAATCTTCACCACGGTCAGCGTCGGCATCGCCTTCAACCAGAGCGGCTACGAGCACCGCCCCGAAGAGCTGCTCCGCGACGCCCACACCGCCATGTATCGCGCCAAGTCCCTCGGCAAAGCCCGCCACGAAATCTTTGCCAAAGGGATGCGCCAGCAAGCCGTCACCCGGCTCCAGCTGGAAACCGACCTGCGGCGAGCCCTCGAGCGCAACGAATTTCACCTGCGCTATCAGCCGTTCGTGTGTCTCAAAAGCGGCAAAATCGCTGGTTTCGAAGCTCTTCTGCGCTGGCAGCATCCCCACCGGGGCCTAGTCTCGCCGGGAGAATTTATTCCGGTGGCCGAAGAAACCGGGCTGATCATTCCCATCGGTCAGTGGACCCTCGATCAGGCCTGCAACCAAATCTGTCAGTGGCAGAGCCTCTTTCCCCAGTCGCCGCCCCTCAGCGTCAGCGTCAATCTCTCCGGCCGCCAGCTTTCCCAGCCCGAGCTGGTCGATCACATCCAGACGGTGCTGACCCAGACGTGTCTGGAGCCCTCCAGCCTGAAACTAGAGATTACAGAGAGCGTCGTCATGGATGATGTGGAGTCTACGATCACGCTGCTCCAGCGGCTGCGGGGTCTGCATCTCCAGCTCAGCATCGACGACTTTGGCACAGGCTACTCCTCGCTGAGCTATCTGCACCGGTTCCCCACCAACACCCTCAAGATCGATCGCTCCTTTGTGAGCCACATGACGGATGCCAGTGAAAATGCAGAGATTGCTCGCACCATCATTTTGTTGGGACACAACCTGGGCATGGATATCATTGCAGAAGGAATCGAGACGGCTGATCAACTGGCCCATCTACGGGCTCTTGGCTGCGAGTATGGCCAAGGCTACTTCTTTGCGCCCGCGCTGGTGGTGGAGGAGGCGGAGGATCTTTTGCGGCGGATGCCAACGTGGTGA
- the dapB gene encoding 4-hydroxy-tetrahydrodipicolinate reductase — translation MATQLQIPVVVNGAAGKMGREVVKAVASAPDMTLLGAVDLSPECQGKDAGEVAGCGPLEVPITQDLEATLAFAAQQRDPAVLVDFTHPKSVYENIRAAIAYGVRPVVGTTGLSPEQIQELAEFADKASMGCALIPNFSIGMVLLQQAAIQASKHYDHVEIIELHHNQKADAPSGTAVKTAELLAEMGKTFNPPLVEETEKMKGARGAEAGEGIRIHSIRLPGLIAHQEVIFGSPGETYILRHDTSDRACYMPGVLLTVRKVLQLKSLVYGLEKLL, via the coding sequence ATGGCGACTCAACTGCAAATTCCGGTCGTGGTCAATGGGGCAGCCGGTAAGATGGGCCGTGAGGTGGTGAAAGCTGTAGCCAGTGCACCGGATATGACCTTGTTAGGTGCTGTAGATCTATCGCCAGAATGCCAGGGGAAGGACGCAGGGGAAGTGGCGGGGTGTGGTCCTCTAGAGGTGCCAATCACGCAGGATCTGGAGGCGACGCTGGCGTTTGCGGCTCAGCAGCGCGATCCGGCGGTCTTGGTGGATTTTACCCATCCTAAATCGGTATATGAGAACATTCGGGCGGCGATCGCCTACGGTGTGCGGCCCGTGGTGGGCACCACGGGTCTGAGCCCTGAGCAAATTCAGGAGCTAGCCGAGTTTGCAGACAAAGCCAGCATGGGATGCGCCCTCATTCCCAACTTCTCCATTGGGATGGTCCTATTGCAGCAGGCTGCGATTCAGGCCTCCAAGCACTACGATCACGTAGAAATTATCGAGCTGCACCACAATCAAAAAGCCGATGCGCCCAGCGGCACCGCCGTCAAAACGGCGGAGCTGCTCGCAGAAATGGGCAAAACCTTTAACCCTCCTCTGGTCGAAGAGACCGAGAAGATGAAAGGGGCTCGAGGGGCCGAGGCTGGGGAAGGCATTCGCATTCACAGCATTCGCTTGCCGGGGCTGATCGCGCACCAAGAGGTGATTTTTGGGTCGCCGGGGGAGACCTACATCCTGCGTCACGACACCTCCGATCGCGCGTGCTACATGCCGGGCGTGCTGCTGACCGTCCGCAAAGTCCTGCAGCTCAAGTCCTTGGTCTACGGCCTAGAGAAGCTGCTCTAG
- the bchI gene encoding magnesium chelatase ATPase subunit I, translating into MSSTVPASTSAKATRRPIFPFSAIVGQEEMKLALMLNVIDPKIGGVMIMGDRGTGKSTTIRALADLLPEIEVVADDPFNSDPRDPELMSDDVRARVENGTELPVARKKVLMVDLPLGATEDRVCGTIDIEKALAEGVKAFEPGLLAKANRGILYVDEVNLLDDHLVDVLLDSAASGWNTVEREGISIRHPARFVLVGSGNPEEGELRPQLLDRFGMHAEIRTVKEPNLRVQIVEQRSEFDQDPPSFLEKYQAQQDEIQQKLVSARDRLPSVTIAHNMKVQISQVCAELDVDGLRGDIVTNRAAKALAAFEGRTEVTVNDIQRIIALCLRHRLRKDPLESIDSGYKVEKIFCRVFGLPDPEANNSATNGVGQLSAR; encoded by the coding sequence GTGAGTTCTACTGTCCCAGCCAGCACCTCAGCCAAAGCAACCCGCCGCCCCATCTTTCCCTTTAGCGCCATCGTGGGCCAAGAGGAGATGAAGTTGGCGCTGATGCTAAATGTCATCGATCCCAAAATTGGCGGGGTGATGATTATGGGCGATCGCGGCACGGGTAAATCCACCACCATCCGCGCCCTCGCGGACCTGCTGCCCGAGATTGAAGTCGTCGCCGATGACCCCTTCAACAGCGATCCGCGCGACCCAGAACTGATGAGCGATGACGTGCGCGCCCGCGTCGAGAACGGCACCGAGCTCCCCGTCGCTCGCAAAAAAGTCCTGATGGTCGACCTGCCCCTCGGTGCTACCGAGGACCGCGTCTGCGGCACCATCGACATCGAAAAAGCCCTCGCCGAAGGCGTCAAAGCCTTTGAACCGGGGCTGCTTGCCAAGGCCAACCGCGGCATTCTCTACGTGGACGAAGTCAACCTGCTCGACGACCACCTGGTCGACGTGCTGCTCGACTCCGCCGCTTCCGGCTGGAACACCGTGGAGCGGGAAGGCATCTCCATTCGCCACCCCGCCCGCTTTGTCCTCGTCGGCTCGGGCAACCCCGAGGAGGGCGAACTGCGTCCCCAGCTGCTCGATCGCTTCGGCATGCACGCCGAGATCCGCACGGTGAAAGAGCCGAACCTGCGCGTCCAGATCGTCGAACAGCGATCGGAGTTTGACCAAGATCCTCCGAGCTTCCTGGAGAAGTACCAAGCTCAGCAGGACGAGATCCAGCAAAAGCTGGTCAGCGCCCGCGATCGCCTTCCCTCTGTGACGATCGCCCACAACATGAAAGTGCAGATCTCCCAAGTGTGCGCCGAGCTCGACGTTGACGGTCTGCGAGGCGACATCGTCACCAACCGCGCCGCCAAAGCTCTGGCCGCCTTCGAGGGCCGCACCGAAGTCACCGTTAACGACATCCAGCGCATCATCGCCCTGTGCCTGCGTCACCGTCTGCGCAAGGATCCCCTCGAGTCCATCGACTCCGGCTACAAGGTCGAGAAGATCTTCTGCCGCGTGTTTGGGCTCCCCGATCCGGAGGCAAACAACAGCGCAACCAATGGCGTTGGCCAACTGAGCGCTCGCTAA
- a CDS encoding CHASE2 domain-containing serine/threonine-protein kinase, whose translation MRRLRRFFQDLRGWTPPAKSLGDWQRWRRRVGHPVLLTSVVVTGGLLVGQELGWLEVAELQAFDRLVQLRPTGESDPRLLVVGITEEDIEQRQEWPLSDQTVAEALEILQRDRPRAIGVDIYRSTPQPPGRDRLLKALAAPNVIAITKLGDATSAGVAPPPGVPPERVGFNDYVVDVDGTVRRSLLIGTVDNQVYYSLAWRLAIAYLAAEGVQPRNQPPNLRRIFLGEAILEPLTRRAGGYHNLDTRGYQLLLDYHSFDRVSRQVSLSQLLRGEVQEEWVRGKVVLLGTVAPSAKDLFATPYSAARKEAYLMPGVTLHAQMVSHLLRLAEGEESLFWGLPQWAEGLWTWGWALLAGALAWRFRHPLAWGAAVAIAVGSLFGTCYVLFLNLGWVPLVPPLLGAIATSAGVLLYLNYQAQQVRQAMLARVQDQERTIALLHSILKESPTAPSLPSAIGETTALYQPTGDTGESDEASTVVYQGSSSVNEASTVVYQGQPEQFPTVAETSSDPNLATTDIGSNTALPPLPAPVGDRPPSSAHRSSLIGGRYRIQSTLGSGGFGITYRAIDTQRPREPECVIKRLMPARQDTRFLQVARRLFNTEAEILEVLGHHDQIPQLLAYFEENQEFFLVQDFVPGHPIGEELPMDQRQSEESVIKLLADLLEILVFVHDHHVIHRDIKPNNLMRRDRDGRLILIDFGAVKQIQPSGTLDGQADEETVAIGTRGYAPPEQLAGHPNVTSDLYAAGMIGVQALTGISPWRLPVDPDTGSVRWQHLAKVSDEVGDVLDRMVAYHFNDRYPSASAALRDFRQLATGDRRPPVSSLRDR comes from the coding sequence ATGAGACGATTGCGCCGGTTTTTTCAGGATCTGCGGGGCTGGACGCCTCCGGCGAAGTCTTTGGGCGACTGGCAGCGCTGGCGCCGCCGGGTTGGACATCCCGTTTTGCTGACCAGTGTGGTGGTGACGGGCGGCCTTTTGGTCGGGCAAGAGCTGGGCTGGCTGGAGGTGGCTGAACTGCAAGCGTTCGATCGCCTGGTGCAGCTGCGTCCCACGGGAGAGAGCGATCCGCGACTGCTGGTGGTCGGGATTACGGAGGAGGACATCGAGCAGCGTCAGGAGTGGCCGCTGTCTGACCAAACGGTGGCGGAGGCGCTGGAGATTTTGCAGCGCGATCGCCCCCGGGCCATTGGCGTGGACATTTACCGCTCGACGCCGCAGCCGCCGGGGCGCGATCGCCTTTTGAAGGCGCTGGCAGCTCCCAATGTGATTGCCATTACCAAGCTAGGAGACGCGACTTCGGCGGGGGTGGCGCCGCCACCGGGCGTCCCTCCCGAGCGCGTGGGCTTCAATGACTACGTGGTGGACGTGGACGGCACGGTGCGGCGCAGCTTGCTGATCGGCACGGTCGACAATCAGGTGTACTATTCCCTCGCGTGGCGACTGGCGATCGCCTATCTGGCCGCAGAGGGCGTCCAGCCGCGCAACCAGCCGCCGAACCTGCGAAGGATTTTCTTGGGAGAGGCGATCTTGGAGCCCTTGACCCGGCGAGCGGGGGGCTACCACAATCTCGATACGCGCGGCTATCAGCTGCTACTGGACTACCACTCTTTTGATCGGGTGAGTCGGCAGGTGAGTTTGAGCCAGCTCCTGCGGGGCGAGGTCCAAGAGGAGTGGGTCCGGGGCAAGGTGGTCCTCCTGGGGACGGTGGCTCCGAGCGCCAAGGATTTGTTTGCGACGCCTTACAGCGCGGCGCGCAAAGAGGCGTACCTCATGCCCGGGGTGACGCTCCACGCTCAGATGGTCAGCCATCTTCTGCGGCTCGCGGAAGGGGAGGAGTCGCTGTTTTGGGGACTGCCCCAGTGGGCAGAGGGGCTTTGGACATGGGGATGGGCGTTGCTCGCAGGGGCGCTGGCGTGGCGGTTTCGTCACCCGCTGGCCTGGGGGGCGGCGGTGGCGATCGCCGTTGGCAGTCTGTTCGGCACTTGCTATGTTTTGTTTCTCAATCTGGGCTGGGTGCCGCTGGTGCCGCCCTTGCTGGGGGCGATCGCCACGAGTGCCGGGGTTTTGCTGTACCTGAACTATCAGGCCCAGCAGGTCCGGCAGGCTATGCTGGCCCGCGTGCAGGACCAAGAGCGGACCATCGCCCTGCTCCACAGCATCCTGAAGGAAAGTCCCACCGCTCCTAGCCTTCCGTCCGCGATTGGCGAAACAACGGCGCTCTATCAGCCCACGGGCGACACCGGCGAGTCAGACGAGGCGAGCACTGTGGTCTATCAGGGCTCCAGCAGCGTCAATGAAGCGAGCACCGTGGTCTATCAGGGCCAGCCAGAGCAGTTTCCCACGGTGGCGGAGACCTCGAGCGATCCGAACCTGGCCACGACAGACATTGGCTCCAATACGGCCCTTCCTCCCCTGCCTGCTCCCGTGGGCGATCGCCCTCCCAGCAGCGCCCATCGGTCCAGCCTGATCGGCGGGCGCTACCGCATCCAGAGCACCCTCGGCTCGGGCGGCTTCGGCATTACCTACCGCGCCATCGACACCCAGCGACCGCGCGAGCCGGAGTGCGTGATCAAGCGGCTGATGCCAGCCCGCCAAGACACCCGGTTCTTGCAGGTTGCTCGCCGCCTGTTCAATACCGAAGCCGAAATTCTAGAAGTTCTCGGCCATCACGACCAAATTCCTCAACTTTTGGCCTATTTCGAAGAAAATCAGGAGTTTTTTCTGGTGCAGGACTTTGTGCCGGGCCACCCGATCGGCGAAGAGCTGCCCATGGACCAGCGCCAGAGTGAGGAGAGCGTGATCAAGCTGCTCGCGGACCTGCTGGAAATTTTGGTGTTTGTCCACGACCATCACGTGATTCACCGCGACATCAAGCCCAACAACCTGATGCGGCGCGATCGCGATGGACGCCTGATCCTGATTGACTTTGGGGCGGTCAAGCAGATCCAGCCCTCTGGGACCCTAGACGGGCAAGCCGACGAGGAAACCGTCGCCATCGGGACGCGGGGCTACGCGCCGCCGGAGCAGCTAGCTGGCCATCCCAATGTCACGAGCGACCTGTACGCCGCTGGCATGATCGGCGTGCAGGCGCTGACGGGCATTTCGCCCTGGCGCTTGCCGGTGGACCCCGACACCGGCAGCGTCCGCTGGCAGCACTTGGCCAAGGTCAGCGACGAGGTGGGAGACGTCCTCGATCGCATGGTGGCTTATCACTTTAACGATCGCTATCCCTCGGCCAGTGCGGCTCTGCGCGATTTTCGGCAGCTGGCGACGGGCGATCGCCGCCCACCGGTCAGCAGTCTGCGCGATCGCTAA
- the ruvC gene encoding crossover junction endodeoxyribonuclease RuvC, with protein MKQRILGLDPGLAILGFGVVLCPRSRSRQGDSLPEPLDFGVIQTPANTDIGLRLNTIYEDLHTLLDRWQPDLVAIEKFFFYRMGNTIPVAQARGVILLVLAQHQVPLIEFTPAQIKQAITGYGNAEKREVQAAVARELSLSEIPRPDDAADALAVALAAWFQQS; from the coding sequence GTGAAACAACGCATCCTGGGTCTCGATCCAGGGCTGGCTATCTTGGGGTTTGGGGTGGTACTGTGCCCGCGATCGCGATCGCGCCAGGGCGACAGCCTCCCTGAACCCCTTGATTTTGGCGTGATCCAGACCCCCGCCAACACCGACATCGGCCTGCGCCTCAACACCATCTACGAAGACCTCCACACCCTGCTCGATCGGTGGCAGCCCGACCTCGTCGCCATCGAAAAGTTTTTCTTCTATCGCATGGGAAACACCATTCCCGTCGCCCAGGCGCGCGGCGTCATTCTGCTGGTCCTCGCCCAGCACCAGGTGCCCCTGATCGAGTTCACCCCCGCCCAGATCAAGCAGGCCATCACCGGCTACGGCAACGCCGAAAAGCGCGAAGTCCAGGCCGCTGTCGCTCGAGAGCTGTCGCTGAGTGAAATTCCTAGGCCGGACGACGCCGCCGATGCCCTCGCAGTCGCTCTGGCCGCCTGGTTTCAGCAAAGCTGA